A portion of the Simkania negevensis Z genome contains these proteins:
- a CDS encoding Lpg1974 family pore-forming outer membrane protein, whose protein sequence is MKCISFLSAAFLSTFFLGNGLVADVQEKIVESKFLSAAYSSQQTMEQTSSRPMPNGGNPDGPPIPPNRDIVDHSAQGCLSQGFSIQGEFIWWRAILDNLEYGLKDSAVITDPTNFPNDRAHNFTVKEPSFEFDPGFKVAAGYDFGRDNWDVFLRWTYLHSNPSDSVNAGDNNLILLETRVEPIAVTQNFGGIALSSNGKVKWDIHFNVLDFEMGYDYFFSKRFSIRPFMGLKTAWIDMDYHVDYIAATVLEGGANDIRDLKGKGDSDYWGVGPCFGIDSYLHIGWGFSIYGLLSGAALYGEFDTKYDQINIENPVNTIEVNLKFKQDSFYRLRNMVQMALGVEWAYCFSKEYLLALHVGWETQYWWNQLEMPFFGYFQPEGDLTFSGLDVGVRFDF, encoded by the coding sequence ATGAAATGTATCTCGTTTTTGTCAGCTGCATTTTTATCTACCTTTTTTCTTGGAAATGGGCTCGTAGCCGATGTCCAAGAAAAAATAGTTGAAAGCAAATTTCTTTCAGCTGCTTATAGCTCACAGCAAACAATGGAGCAAACATCAAGTAGGCCTATGCCGAATGGGGGAAACCCAGATGGCCCTCCAATTCCACCCAATAGAGACATCGTTGACCACAGTGCACAAGGGTGTCTTTCTCAGGGCTTTTCAATCCAAGGAGAATTCATTTGGTGGCGTGCCATCTTAGACAATCTAGAATACGGTCTGAAAGATAGTGCTGTGATCACCGATCCCACCAATTTTCCAAATGACCGCGCCCACAACTTCACTGTGAAAGAGCCTAGCTTTGAATTCGATCCAGGGTTTAAAGTTGCTGCAGGGTATGATTTTGGACGAGATAACTGGGATGTTTTCCTACGATGGACTTACCTCCACTCTAACCCTTCTGATAGCGTCAATGCAGGTGACAATAATTTAATCCTTTTAGAAACGCGCGTTGAACCCATCGCAGTTACACAAAACTTTGGTGGAATTGCACTAAGTTCAAATGGAAAAGTAAAGTGGGATATTCATTTTAACGTCCTCGACTTTGAAATGGGTTACGATTACTTCTTTAGTAAGCGGTTCTCTATTCGTCCTTTCATGGGATTGAAAACTGCATGGATCGATATGGATTACCATGTCGATTACATTGCTGCAACAGTCCTTGAAGGTGGAGCAAATGATATTAGAGACCTAAAAGGTAAAGGAGACAGCGACTATTGGGGCGTTGGTCCATGCTTTGGAATTGATTCGTATCTCCACATCGGATGGGGCTTTAGTATCTATGGCCTCCTTTCTGGGGCAGCTCTCTACGGAGAATTTGATACAAAATACGATCAAATCAATATTGAAAACCCTGTAAACACAATCGAAGTGAATCTTAAGTTTAAGCAAGATAGTTTTTACCGCTTGCGCAACATGGTTCAAATGGCTCTTGGTGTTGAGTGGGCATACTGCTTTTCAAAAGAGTACCTCCTTGCTCTACATGTTGGTTGGGAAACACAGTACTGGTGGAACCAACTTGAAATGCCCTTCTTCGGCTACTTTCAGCCAGAAGGAGACCTGACTTTTAGTGGCCTCGATGTAGGAGTTCGCTTTGACTTTTAA
- the trmD gene encoding tRNA (guanosine(37)-N1)-methyltransferase TrmD: MRFDILSLFPDYFKGPFDVSMIKRARENGLIEIGLVDIRAFAEGRHQQVDDRPYGGGPGMVLMPDPVTKAIRSVRKKRSRVIYLSPQGEPLTARKCENLASEEHLILLCGHYEGVDQRALDLEVDEEISIGDFVVTSGAPAAIVLVDAVSRFIPGVIGNEEAARQDSFENGLFDAPVYTRPPVFEELEVPLVLRQGHHAEIERWRKDIAYRKTKRVRPDLIEELIEKEKQT; this comes from the coding sequence ATGCGCTTCGATATTTTGTCTCTTTTCCCTGACTATTTCAAAGGCCCTTTTGATGTTAGTATGATAAAGCGGGCGAGGGAAAACGGACTGATCGAGATCGGTTTAGTCGATATACGCGCATTTGCAGAAGGTAGACATCAACAAGTTGATGACCGCCCGTATGGGGGCGGGCCCGGAATGGTTCTCATGCCTGATCCGGTGACAAAAGCCATACGCAGTGTTAGAAAAAAAAGATCCCGAGTGATCTATCTCTCGCCTCAGGGAGAGCCGCTAACGGCAAGAAAGTGTGAAAATCTTGCTTCAGAAGAGCACCTCATCCTCCTGTGTGGACATTATGAGGGTGTTGACCAGCGAGCCCTAGACCTTGAAGTCGATGAAGAGATCAGTATCGGAGATTTTGTTGTGACAAGCGGAGCTCCGGCTGCGATTGTTTTAGTAGATGCCGTCTCTCGATTTATTCCAGGAGTGATTGGCAACGAAGAAGCAGCTCGTCAGGACTCTTTTGAAAATGGCCTCTTTGATGCGCCCGTTTATACGAGGCCACCAGTATTTGAAGAATTAGAAGTGCCGCTTGTTTTACGTCAGGGCCATCATGCAGAAATTGAGAGATGGAGAAAAGATATCGCTTACCGAAAGACCAAGCGCGTCCGTCCTGACCTGATAGAAGAGTTAATTGAAAAGGAGAAACAGACATGA
- a CDS encoding ribonuclease HII, translated as MKTKYELTKLEEMAYQEGYQIIAGVDEAGRGPLAGPVVAAACIFPRGLVLEGVDDSKKISPIKREEIYQILVSHPEIDFAIGVVEQAQIDVINILQASLAAMAIAVKNLIVEPDFLLVDGNQLPPTRIPSKAVVKGDSLSQSIAAASILAKHSRDQMMLQLHLKWPQYGFDKHKGYATRAHLQAIQKHGPCPIHRKSFEPIKSILAK; from the coding sequence GTGAAAACGAAATACGAGCTCACAAAACTTGAAGAAATGGCTTACCAGGAAGGGTACCAAATCATTGCTGGCGTGGATGAAGCAGGGCGAGGTCCTCTAGCTGGGCCAGTTGTTGCAGCGGCATGCATTTTTCCTAGAGGCCTTGTTCTTGAGGGCGTTGATGACAGCAAAAAGATCTCTCCCATAAAGCGTGAGGAGATTTATCAAATTCTTGTCTCTCACCCTGAGATTGATTTTGCTATAGGAGTTGTTGAACAGGCTCAAATTGATGTTATCAACATCTTGCAGGCTTCACTAGCAGCAATGGCCATTGCAGTTAAAAATTTAATCGTAGAGCCTGATTTTCTCTTAGTCGATGGGAATCAGCTTCCACCAACTAGGATACCCTCTAAGGCGGTAGTTAAAGGGGATTCTCTCTCTCAAAGTATCGCGGCAGCATCCATTTTAGCTAAACACTCACGAGATCAAATGATGCTTCAGCTACATCTTAAGTGGCCGCAATATGGTTTTGACAAGCACAAAGGGTATGCGACTCGTGCTCATCTTCAAGCGATTCAAAAGCATGGGCCTTGCCCCATTCATAGAAAATCTTTTGAACCGATCAAATCAATTCTTGCAAAGTAG
- the rpsO gene encoding 30S ribosomal protein S15: protein MSLDRRAKEEITKQFQLHEKDTGSADVQIAILTERIAELTDHLKLAPKDHASRLALLKLVGQRRKLLDYLNSTDTKRYQTLITRLNLRK, encoded by the coding sequence ATGTCATTAGATAGACGTGCTAAAGAAGAAATTACTAAACAATTTCAGCTGCACGAGAAAGATACAGGGTCAGCAGACGTTCAAATTGCAATTTTAACTGAACGTATTGCTGAGCTGACAGATCATCTCAAGCTAGCTCCAAAAGACCATGCCTCTAGGCTTGCTCTCTTGAAGCTCGTAGGACAGCGAAGGAAACTTCTCGATTATCTCAACTCAACGGATACAAAGCGGTATCAAACACTTATTACCCGCCTAAACCTTCGTAAGTAA
- the rpsP gene encoding 30S ribosomal protein S16, whose product MALKIRLRQMGRTNRLMYRLVVTDSRSPRDGKYLEGVGHYNPHIHGNDDINVVEDRIQYWLDRGAELTEKAEKLVARAAPGVIKTLREKQIAKKQKEVAKKKKKK is encoded by the coding sequence ATGGCTCTAAAGATTCGCTTGCGACAAATGGGACGCACCAATCGATTGATGTACCGTTTAGTAGTGACAGATAGCCGCTCTCCTCGCGATGGAAAATATCTCGAAGGAGTAGGTCATTACAACCCCCATATTCATGGAAATGATGATATCAATGTTGTTGAAGATCGCATTCAGTACTGGCTAGATCGTGGTGCAGAGTTGACCGAAAAAGCTGAAAAGTTAGTAGCTCGAGCAGCTCCAGGAGTGATCAAAACTCTTAGAGAAAAGCAAATTGCGAAGAAACAGAAAGAAGTCGCAAAGAAAAAAAAGAAAAAGTAA
- a CDS encoding YicC/YloC family endoribonuclease, whose amino-acid sequence MFRSMTAYGRAHVTTESSSFLIEIHSVNRKSLDIAVNLPKELLMFDMDFRKELSKEVKRGFITVRVTREEVHSTNGRLTLPDLEEMKAIQKQCQIYAKELGYHPKEAISFTDLLNYGISSSGSPALEVDEKLQGQLLEGFKKALSKFIAMREREGATLLEDIGPRLDEIEAQLNKIAERVKAAPEMFREKLEKRLEELDLLKGEDDERMMRELILLAEKVDVTEEMTRLRSHVQQFRDLMSSKKRRVGRELDFLIQEMNREVNTTAAKSQDIEITMAILEMKTEQEKIREQIQNIE is encoded by the coding sequence ATGTTCCGAAGTATGACAGCTTATGGAAGGGCTCACGTGACAACCGAATCGAGCTCGTTCCTCATCGAAATCCACTCTGTGAACCGCAAAAGTCTCGATATCGCAGTGAATTTACCAAAAGAACTCTTAATGTTCGATATGGATTTTAGAAAAGAGTTGTCAAAAGAGGTGAAACGAGGGTTTATTACTGTACGGGTGACTAGGGAAGAGGTTCATTCTACAAACGGCAGGTTAACTCTTCCAGATTTAGAAGAGATGAAAGCCATTCAGAAGCAATGTCAAATTTACGCAAAAGAATTGGGATATCATCCCAAAGAGGCTATTTCTTTTACTGACCTGCTCAATTATGGGATTTCATCAAGTGGTTCTCCTGCTCTAGAAGTAGATGAAAAGTTGCAAGGGCAATTGCTAGAAGGGTTTAAAAAAGCGCTCTCAAAATTCATCGCCATGCGTGAACGGGAAGGCGCGACCTTACTTGAAGATATTGGACCTCGCTTAGATGAAATTGAAGCGCAGCTTAATAAAATTGCAGAGCGGGTGAAAGCCGCCCCCGAAATGTTTCGAGAGAAACTTGAAAAGCGGCTAGAAGAATTAGACTTGCTTAAAGGTGAAGATGACGAGAGGATGATGCGCGAGCTCATCCTTTTAGCTGAAAAAGTCGATGTGACGGAAGAAATGACGCGATTGCGTTCACATGTGCAACAATTTAGAGATCTCATGAGCTCGAAGAAGCGACGTGTGGGCCGGGAACTCGACTTTTTAATTCAAGAAATGAACCGAGAAGTGAATACGACAGCAGCGAAATCGCAAGATATTGAGATCACAATGGCGATTTTAGAGATGAAAACTGAGCAGGAAAAGATTCGGGAACAAATTCAAAATATCGAGTGA
- a CDS encoding N5-glutamine methyltransferase family protein — MHSIRELLQLSTDFLKKKEITAPKLCAEELLAFVLNKKRLDLFLDYDAPVEEREVARYRSLIKRKSEGEPLGYLLETAEFLDCVLAVSPAVLVPRQETEILVSMALKEIPNKPKVLWDLCSGSGCMGIAAKKHRPLLNVTLADLSFEALECAKANAKQNEVDVTCVQGDLLCFF, encoded by the coding sequence ATGCATAGCATACGAGAATTGCTTCAACTTTCAACTGACTTTCTGAAAAAAAAAGAGATCACTGCACCTAAGCTCTGTGCAGAGGAGCTTTTAGCCTTTGTTTTAAATAAGAAGCGCCTTGATTTATTTTTAGATTACGATGCTCCAGTTGAAGAGCGGGAAGTTGCGCGGTACCGCAGTTTGATCAAACGTAAAAGCGAAGGAGAGCCCTTAGGCTATCTTCTTGAAACCGCAGAGTTTTTAGACTGCGTACTGGCGGTATCCCCAGCTGTTTTAGTTCCACGTCAAGAAACTGAAATTCTCGTGAGTATGGCTCTCAAAGAGATTCCAAATAAGCCAAAAGTTTTGTGGGATCTTTGCTCAGGAAGTGGTTGCATGGGAATTGCCGCAAAAAAACATCGTCCTCTTTTAAATGTCACATTGGCTGACTTATCCTTTGAAGCTCTTGAATGTGCAAAAGCAAATGCAAAGCAAAACGAAGTTGATGTGACGTGTGTGCAAGGGGATTTACTTTGCTTCTTTTGA
- a CDS encoding Lpg1974 family pore-forming outer membrane protein, with protein MKKAFQAMTLAFAAICGSAVAEQNAPDMGPPPNRDIMTQSAQGCLSEGFSFQAEFLWWRAIMDDLEYAIKTKEPLPIFQAFPVTISGDVKEPEFNFEPGVRLAAGYDFGRDNWDLFLTWTYHYTKATDRFSPIVADPTIAPLTSMIAFDLKLDVLDNNAPNAPNFGNLIVSADGSTQWQIRLNTLDFESGYDYFFSHRFSIRPHLGLKAAWIDMHYQVKHNTMLIVHNFISDSLAHGSGRGDSDYWSVGPRFGLDGYLHIGWGFSLYGKISGALLYGEYDTKYRIVVDNLTDPSQNQDITVRQDSSYHLRPMSQLAMGLEWGYCFSQNYFLGLYIGWETQYWWNQLEIPFLTSFQPDGDLTFSGLDVGIRFDF; from the coding sequence ATGAAAAAAGCCTTTCAAGCAATGACGCTCGCTTTTGCGGCAATTTGCGGAAGCGCAGTTGCAGAGCAAAATGCACCCGATATGGGGCCTCCCCCCAATCGTGACATTATGACTCAATCAGCTCAAGGATGTCTTTCAGAAGGATTTTCTTTTCAAGCAGAATTCCTTTGGTGGCGCGCCATAATGGATGATCTTGAGTATGCAATTAAAACAAAAGAACCCCTTCCCATTTTTCAAGCATTTCCAGTCACTATTTCAGGCGATGTAAAAGAGCCTGAGTTCAATTTCGAACCAGGCGTTCGTCTTGCTGCAGGATATGATTTTGGGCGAGATAATTGGGATCTTTTTCTCACATGGACATACCACTACACAAAAGCAACGGATCGCTTTAGCCCTATTGTAGCTGACCCTACGATAGCACCTCTTACAAGCATGATTGCTTTTGATTTGAAATTGGATGTCTTAGACAACAATGCTCCCAATGCACCAAATTTTGGAAATCTCATCGTTTCAGCAGATGGTTCGACTCAGTGGCAAATTCGCCTGAATACACTCGATTTCGAATCAGGCTATGACTACTTTTTTAGTCATCGTTTTTCAATCCGCCCTCATTTGGGATTAAAAGCTGCCTGGATTGATATGCATTATCAAGTCAAGCACAACACAATGCTCATAGTGCATAATTTCATTAGCGACTCTTTAGCTCATGGCTCTGGACGAGGAGACAGTGACTATTGGTCTGTTGGGCCACGCTTTGGTCTCGATGGATACTTACACATCGGGTGGGGCTTCAGCCTCTATGGAAAAATCAGCGGCGCTCTTCTTTATGGAGAGTACGATACGAAATATCGTATTGTCGTTGATAACCTGACGGATCCTAGTCAGAACCAAGATATCACAGTGCGACAAGATAGCTCTTATCATTTAAGACCTATGAGTCAACTTGCAATGGGTCTCGAATGGGGCTACTGCTTTTCGCAAAACTATTTTCTTGGCCTGTACATTGGTTGGGAAACACAGTACTGGTGGAATCAGCTTGAAATTCCTTTCCTTACAAGTTTCCAACCAGATGGAGATTTGACATTTAGTGGTTTAGATGTAGGAATACGCTTCGACTTCTAA
- a CDS encoding N-acetylmuramoyl-L-alanine amidase family protein — MTFFLLLTACSFGVELNFHDFDKYQQKLSKKYVTEKIRHYLQYSDEIENYFEITANALAIYASPEDKQLGKVGYALYFGQEFPSFVPEFKHPLSKAKIAIDPGHFGGQFARLEERYVSIELDGKILEFDEGTLAFLTALQLKKKLEAQGATVLLTRKAIGEGAYPEPFFDWLKEHSELWEKGVALSTIFLKHYNRLDLRSRAELINNFKPDLTVLIHYNAIDSELPDPRRTKPTDRNFNLVFIPGGFCKGELASHEDRYHFLRLICTQDLELSRQMAQDLVERFTKYLNVPPLKSAKKEVCGFGNSLVSAEGVFCRNLCLTRLIQSPLCYGETLIQNNLDEALELSQSQKTVEGIPCPQRVLDVAEAYFKTIILYYERAGDTN, encoded by the coding sequence ATGACTTTTTTTCTCTTATTAACTGCTTGCTCTTTTGGTGTTGAATTGAACTTTCACGACTTTGATAAGTACCAACAAAAGCTTTCCAAAAAGTATGTGACTGAAAAAATTCGCCACTACTTGCAGTATTCTGATGAAATTGAAAACTATTTTGAAATCACTGCCAATGCACTCGCAATTTACGCTTCTCCAGAAGATAAGCAGCTTGGAAAAGTGGGGTATGCACTTTATTTTGGGCAAGAATTTCCAAGTTTTGTTCCAGAGTTCAAACATCCTCTTAGCAAAGCAAAAATTGCCATTGATCCCGGCCATTTTGGAGGACAATTTGCCCGTCTTGAAGAGAGGTATGTCTCAATTGAATTAGATGGGAAAATTCTTGAATTTGATGAGGGGACCCTTGCTTTTTTAACAGCTCTTCAATTGAAAAAGAAGTTAGAAGCACAAGGGGCAACAGTACTTCTTACTCGCAAAGCCATTGGAGAAGGAGCTTATCCAGAGCCTTTTTTTGATTGGCTCAAAGAGCATTCAGAGCTTTGGGAAAAAGGGGTGGCGCTCTCGACGATCTTTCTCAAGCATTATAACCGATTAGATTTGCGCTCGCGTGCAGAACTCATTAACAACTTTAAACCTGACCTTACTGTGCTTATTCATTACAACGCGATCGATTCGGAACTTCCTGATCCCCGCCGTACAAAACCAACTGATAGAAACTTTAACCTTGTCTTTATTCCAGGAGGATTTTGCAAAGGAGAACTAGCGAGTCACGAAGACCGGTATCACTTTCTCCGCCTCATCTGTACCCAAGATCTTGAATTGTCCCGCCAAATGGCGCAAGACTTAGTCGAGCGCTTCACCAAATATCTCAATGTTCCTCCTTTGAAATCGGCAAAGAAAGAGGTGTGTGGGTTTGGAAACAGTTTGGTTTCAGCTGAGGGAGTTTTTTGCCGCAACTTGTGTCTTACAAGGCTCATTCAGAGTCCTCTTTGTTATGGAGAAACCTTAATTCAGAATAATCTCGATGAAGCTTTAGAGCTTAGTCAGTCCCAAAAAACAGTTGAGGGAATTCCTTGTCCTCAAAGAGTTTTAGATGTGGCAGAGGCCTATTTTAAAACAATTATATTGTATTACGAACGAGCAGGAGATACGAATTGA
- the gmk gene encoding guanylate kinase, with amino-acid sequence MRPLLGNVNKGFAIVVSAPAGTGKTTLVRMLIDEFPEVFTQSISCTTRPPRQGEIDGKDYVFLTDSAFQKRIDRGEFLEHAQVFDHHYGTLKETVEEQRSTGKHVILVIDTQGALAIMGKLKALFVFVAPPSIEILKERLEKRQTESEEVIQKRLAWAQYEMDQAVHYDYKIVNDDLNTAYQVLKSIVIAEEHKIRQ; translated from the coding sequence ATGCGCCCTCTACTAGGAAATGTCAATAAGGGGTTTGCGATTGTTGTGAGCGCTCCTGCAGGGACCGGGAAGACAACCTTGGTTCGTATGCTGATTGATGAGTTCCCTGAGGTTTTTACCCAAAGCATTTCCTGCACGACCCGACCTCCAAGACAGGGAGAGATTGATGGGAAAGATTATGTGTTTCTTACCGATTCCGCTTTTCAAAAGAGAATCGATCGAGGAGAATTTTTGGAGCATGCTCAGGTATTTGACCATCATTATGGAACACTTAAAGAAACGGTTGAGGAGCAAAGATCAACTGGGAAACATGTCATTTTGGTGATTGACACCCAAGGAGCATTGGCCATTATGGGCAAGCTCAAGGCGCTTTTTGTTTTTGTGGCACCTCCTTCGATAGAGATTCTCAAGGAGCGGCTTGAAAAACGCCAAACAGAATCAGAAGAAGTCATTCAAAAGCGTTTGGCATGGGCGCAATATGAAATGGATCAAGCCGTCCATTACGATTACAAAATCGTGAATGATGATTTAAATACGGCTTACCAAGTTTTAAAAAGCATTGTCATTGCCGAAGAACATAAAATTCGGCAGTAA
- a CDS encoding rhomboid family intramembrane serine protease yields the protein MHQSQGFRMGPSFAPKVIKMTIALTLLFTFFSLLSNALFTQVFGIPSPGQLLSLSIWGIHKFFIWQFISYLFIQPVSSGITFGLLLKVFFDLYLLWAIGSSIVQLKGKKHFLSLYFGGGLFVGIICYLAQLIFGNSAFVAGATPAIYILLISWSFLFPTASLMLFMLIPMRAKWLVFGLIGINLFLEFSNGKFFDFLISGSSLIFGYLYAVLAWETLSPFPRLHRFDQKLIHLKRKYFGFSRVTKASEMEEGKIYDFKTGRIIMQDEEFMDACLEKISQHGKKSLSWRERWKLWRISKKKRQA from the coding sequence ATGCATCAATCTCAAGGATTTCGAATGGGACCGTCGTTTGCCCCGAAGGTGATCAAGATGACGATCGCCCTTACACTCCTGTTCACATTCTTTTCGCTCCTTTCTAACGCTTTGTTCACACAAGTGTTTGGGATTCCCAGCCCAGGTCAACTCCTTAGCTTAAGCATTTGGGGCATTCATAAATTTTTTATTTGGCAATTCATCTCATACCTATTCATTCAGCCTGTTTCATCGGGAATTACCTTTGGATTACTTCTGAAAGTCTTCTTCGATCTCTACCTTCTTTGGGCCATTGGATCTTCGATCGTTCAACTCAAAGGAAAAAAGCACTTTCTCTCTCTCTATTTTGGTGGAGGGCTCTTTGTCGGGATCATTTGCTACCTCGCCCAGCTTATTTTTGGAAATTCAGCTTTTGTTGCTGGAGCTACACCCGCGATTTACATCCTTCTCATCAGTTGGAGTTTCCTTTTCCCAACAGCTAGTCTGATGCTCTTCATGCTGATTCCTATGCGAGCAAAGTGGCTTGTATTTGGTCTCATTGGAATCAATTTGTTCCTCGAGTTTTCAAATGGAAAATTCTTTGACTTTTTGATTTCAGGAAGCTCTCTCATATTCGGCTACTTATATGCAGTCTTAGCCTGGGAAACCCTCAGCCCATTCCCTCGATTGCACCGATTCGATCAAAAATTGATCCATCTGAAACGGAAGTACTTCGGGTTCTCTCGGGTAACCAAAGCGTCTGAAATGGAAGAAGGTAAAATTTATGATTTCAAAACCGGACGCATTATTATGCAAGACGAAGAGTTCATGGATGCTTGCTTAGAAAAGATCTCTCAACATGGGAAAAAATCCCTCTCCTGGCGAGAGAGATGGAAACTCTGGCGCATTTCTAAGAAAAAACGGCAAGCTTAG
- a CDS encoding class I SAM-dependent methyltransferase gives MAAELPPFLASEAKIFLEIGHNQGAQVLEIFHQSHWKQKRCEKDWAGNDRFFFLEFSHELP, from the coding sequence TTGGCAGCAGAATTACCCCCTTTTTTAGCCTCGGAAGCAAAGATTTTTCTTGAAATTGGGCATAATCAAGGAGCTCAAGTTTTGGAGATTTTTCACCAAAGTCATTGGAAGCAAAAGCGATGTGAAAAAGATTGGGCTGGAAACGACCGTTTCTTTTTCCTTGAATTTAGCCACGAACTCCCTTAA
- the ffh gene encoding signal recognition particle protein produces the protein MMFGNLTEKFQNVFSSLTSNKKLTEGNISDAVREVRLALLDADVNYVVAKNFIKRVKEKALGEEVLKSVSAGDQFVKIVHDELKTLMGGDESTLAIDRHPGIIMLCGLQGSGKTTQSAKLALMLKKQNKNPLLVACDLQRPAAIDQLETLGAQVEVPVYADRDQKNPVKVAKAAIEKAKKEALDVVIIDTAGRLHLDEELMKELEKLKAETNPHEILFVANAATGQDAVNTAAQFDQRVAITGTILTMLDGSTRAGAAISIREVTGKPLLFEGIGEKMTDFQAFNPHSMADRILGXXDVINLVRKAZEHFDEKESKKLEKKLRNATFTYDDFLKQMXSXRKMGSFKSLLQMIPGFSNMDELQVSDGEMNKIEAIILSMTIDERLGLEELLPPRRRRIAMGSGTSIDDVNRMVKSFKRIKQMMKGMPGFKKKFMKDPDFKKQLSDLGALKKNLSKHS, from the coding sequence ATTATGTTTGGCAATTTGACCGAAAAGTTTCAAAACGTTTTTTCAAGCTTAACTTCAAATAAGAAGTTAACAGAAGGAAACATCTCTGATGCAGTGCGAGAAGTGCGCCTAGCGTTGCTTGATGCAGACGTAAACTACGTTGTTGCTAAGAATTTTATCAAACGGGTGAAAGAAAAAGCTCTCGGTGAAGAGGTTTTAAAGTCAGTCTCAGCAGGGGATCAATTTGTCAAAATCGTTCATGATGAGCTCAAAACCTTGATGGGTGGAGATGAATCGACGCTTGCGATAGACCGTCACCCTGGGATTATCATGCTTTGTGGGCTACAAGGGTCGGGAAAGACCACGCAATCGGCCAAATTGGCCCTCATGTTGAAAAAGCAAAATAAAAATCCCCTTCTAGTGGCATGCGATCTCCAGCGCCCCGCTGCAATAGATCAGCTAGAAACACTTGGTGCACAAGTTGAGGTGCCTGTTTACGCCGACCGCGATCAAAAAAACCCCGTAAAAGTTGCCAAAGCAGCCATTGAAAAGGCCAAAAAAGAAGCCTTAGATGTGGTGATTATCGATACAGCAGGTCGTTTGCATCTCGATGAAGAACTCATGAAAGAACTAGAAAAGCTGAAGGCTGAAACAAATCCTCATGAAATTCTCTTTGTTGCCAATGCTGCAACAGGTCAAGACGCCGTTAATACTGCAGCGCAATTTGATCAGAGGGTTGCCATTACAGGGACAATTCTCACAATGCTTGATGGAAGTACGCGTGCTGGAGCAGCTATTTCGATTCGTGAAGTGACGGGGAAGCCACTCCTTTTTGAGGGGATTGGCGAAAAAATGACCGATTTTCAAGCCTTCAACCCCCATTCGATGGCCGATCGGATCTTGGGAATSSGAGATGTCATCAACCTCGTCAGAAAGGCCSAAGAGCATTTTGATGAGAAAGAATCGAAAAAACTCGAAAAAAAGCTGCGAAACGCAACTTTCACTTATGACGACTTTTTAAAGCAAATGCRCTCTSTCAGGAAAATGGGTTCGTTTAAGAGTTTGCTTCAAATGATTCCTGGCTTTTCTAACATGGACGAGCTTCAGGTCTCAGATGGAGAGATGAATAAGATTGAAGCGATTATCTTGTCGATGACCATCGATGAAAGACTCGGGCTCGAAGAGCTATTACCTCCTCGGCGCCGCAGGATTGCCATGGGCAGTGGGACCTCGATTGACGATGTTAACCGGATGGTCAAAAGCTTTAAGCGGATCAAGCAGATGATGAAAGGAATGCCTGGCTTTAAAAAGAAATTCATGAAGGATCCCGACTTCAAAAAGCAGCTTAGCGACCTAGGCGCTTTAAAGAAAAACCTCTCTAAGCATTCCTAG